The nucleotide window TAAGACGAGAAAGGACGATGCACCGCGGCGTCGCGGTGCGGCGGCAGCCGCTGCGGAGAGTGAGGAGCGTGGATTTGCGATGCGGCTGATGCTGTCTAGTCCGAAGGACTTCGTCGCGGCGATGTTCGCCTCGGCCGCGGTCGTGGCGATCGTTACCAATGCGATCTTCATGCAGGCCGGCCAGCATCCGTCGCCGATGTTCGGGAGCGCCGCGCCGTCCACTTCGATTTCGATCGTGACGCTGCCGCGACCGCGACCGCTCGACGCCGAGCCGCGCGCTGCGGATACCAAGGCGCTCGACCCGAAGCTGCTCGAACCGACCGTGACCGAGGTGAAGCCGTCCGAATCCCGGGCGGTGGACTCCAGGCCGGTCGAAGCCAGGCATGCGGAGCCGAAGCCGGTCGAGCTGCGCCCGGTCGAAACCAAAGCGGCCGAGACGCGTCGGCCGGAGCCGCGCCCGGTGCGTGGCCGTGCCGCCGAGGCGGAGGATCCGCTCGGCAATCTGGTGCGAGCCACCGCCCCGCACAGCGCCGCCTCGTCCGCCGGTGCCCCGCGCCCGCCGGCCGCGATTCCCAACTCGGGCCGCGACCCGGTCGGAGACATGATCACCTCGTCGCGCCGGATCGCCTCGGTGCAGCGCGCCCTGACCCAATACGGTTACGGCCAGCTCAAGCCGACTGGCACCGCAGGCTCCGACACCCAGGCCGCCATCGCCCGCTTCGAACGCTCCCGCAATCTGCCGGTCACCGGTCAGATCTCCGATCGCGTCGTGCGCGAGCTCGGGCTGATGATCGGGCATCCGATCGATTAGGGGCGGCGGCTTTTCGTTTGAAAACCGCTTTTTACTCGAAAGAGACCGCTGTCGCTCCAGACGGTGGCCAACCAGCGATCACTCTGTTCTCGCATCCTGGCTGCGATTTGCTCAGCCCCCAGAATCCTCTACAAGCCGCCCTATGAGACTGAAGAGTGCGATTTGGGTGTCGGCCTACTTGCGACGCTGCCAGACCGAGGGCGTGTTCGGCGCAGTGAGTAGGCGCGGGGCCGAGGACGCCGGGGCGGTGTTCGTCAAGGTCGTGACCTCGAACGGCCTGGCGATGTTGTACGTGCCGGCGCCGCAGACCGCTTACGAGGACGAGCGGCCATTCGATCGGGTGTTCGTGCCGATGTCGCCGACGCCGCAGCCTGAAGCCGACGTCGATGCACGTCTCGCCAAGGAAATCCGGTTCGATCCCGACATCTGGATCGTCGAAACCGAAGACCGCGCGGGGCGGCATTTTCTCGATCTG belongs to Rhodopseudomonas palustris and includes:
- a CDS encoding peptidoglycan-binding domain-containing protein, whose protein sequence is MPKTRKDDAPRRRGAAAAAAESEERGFAMRLMLSSPKDFVAAMFASAAVVAIVTNAIFMQAGQHPSPMFGSAAPSTSISIVTLPRPRPLDAEPRAADTKALDPKLLEPTVTEVKPSESRAVDSRPVEARHAEPKPVELRPVETKAAETRRPEPRPVRGRAAEAEDPLGNLVRATAPHSAASSAGAPRPPAAIPNSGRDPVGDMITSSRRIASVQRALTQYGYGQLKPTGTAGSDTQAAIARFERSRNLPVTGQISDRVVRELGLMIGHPID
- a CDS encoding DUF1491 family protein; protein product: MRLKSAIWVSAYLRRCQTEGVFGAVSRRGAEDAGAVFVKVVTSNGLAMLYVPAPQTAYEDERPFDRVFVPMSPTPQPEADVDARLAKEIRFDPDIWIVETEDRAGRHFLDLAK